The DNA segment AGATCTACACTGCCTTCTGAGCCAGGTTTGACTCCCTACAACACACAATACTTTCTTTAGAGCCACAATGAAACAGAACAGACCCATAGCTGGTCAGTCTGTTGTACAAAAGGTTGTGAAACACTGCGCAAGATGGCTACCAGGCAAAGAAAGAGGGAGGTTTGTACCTCAGGAGTGACGGCCCCAGTGAAGGTGCTGAGAGGTTTGTTCCAGGCACTGACTGAAGGAGGCTGAGGAGGGCTGATAGGTCcaactgaaacacacacaacatataACACCAAGCCTATATATGAAACACTAGCCTACCTAGTCATAAGTTGGAACGTTTTCACTAATAAAATGTAATCTCTGGTGAAATATGACTGTCTTAAGGTTGTTTCACTCACGTTTCTTGACGTCGGGCAGGACGGTGGATCCGGCCACCTTGTTTTCCCAGAGTTCCGTACCCAGAGTGCTGTGGGGCTGCGTGGCCAGGGCCACAGGTGGCAGGGAGGTCTTAGAGCTGAAGTCCACGGTGGTGGGGATCTGGGCGGAGGGTAGGGGGGTTAAAGAGCCCTCCAGAGTCTGGGGAGAGGCAGCAGGCTGGGAAGGGGGAGGGAACTGGGGGGCAGAGAGGTGGGGCTTGTTTTTTTTCGGGGGGGATGGGGGCTGTGGCTGTGAGGCTTGCTGTTGTTGCGATgcttgttgctgctgctgcttttTGGCGAATCTGGGAGGCAgcttgcctcctcctcctctccccttctcccctgatcCTTTCTTCCCATAGTGCTGTAAACAGACACACAATGCAACATACAGGTTAGGGATGTCAGATGTTATGGTCCTCAGTTTGAATAGGAGTCTTGTGTCAATGTGTCCCTAGTCAATAAAGGAGCAATTGCCTCCCAGTGGTGAAGtgcacactccctctctccctcccacctgtGTAGTCTGTTCttctttcttcctcctctcctcgtccTGTAGTCGTTTCTGTTGTTTACGTGAGACCACCTCAGTGAATCCGTCATCTGCAGTGTTAGACTGGGTGTCCTCTAAGGTAGTCACCTCTGGATGGTCATCTATGATCACCACACCTACAGGACAGcacacaggaagtgacatcacatCAGTTCCACGGACATGGTACGAGTTCTAGAACAATAGAATCTGTAGAATTCTGTATTGGGCCAATATGACATTACAGTACTCGTGGCATAtttggaaaacaaaacatttcaagATGGACACTAGATAGCCTCAATGGGTatgagcaggtgtgtgtgtgtgtgtgtgtgtgtctctctctcactggcgtAGTTGTTGAGGTCAAACTGCAACAAAGCATTCTCCTTCTCCTTGGGTTTCTGTTTGGTCTGTTTGGCCTCGTCCTTCCTGCGTCCAGATGGATCTTTACCCCCGGGGCGCACTGCTCCCCCACCTGGGGCTGAGTCTGGGTTCGGGGcagctctggaggagaggagagaaacattagACACACACAAGGCCACTGTACAGAGAAGCAGCAGCTTCATAAAAAAAGGGTGGTCTAAAGACTACAGGATCATCAGTGGTCTACAGTCCAGGACATAGTGATGTAATGGAGGACATTGCCTTCACATCAGTGCacgtgaaggagaggagacgaggaaagaaaaccactttagactactgtaTTGCAACCAGAAAGGGAGCGATGATGAGTACCCAGTGTATTCTCCTCCAGAGGCCACAGTAGAGTGGTAGCAGACTGAAAATACACTGACTCGCTTCACCAATTAAAACAGGAGACGAAAGGAGATGAAACATTTGTCCTTCAGGAAGATCACGTttccatacctctctctctcacaatctctcgctcgctctctcacacacggGTTGTATAGTATGATATTGTTCATTATGTTAACCGTGAGTAGATCTAACATGCAAACAGTCAAGGCATAAGACTTAAGGTCAAACCAAATCACTGTGTATGACTCACCCTCTGCGTCCAGCCTtggcccctcctctcctctctcccttcccccctgtGAAGCCGCGGCCAGGTTTGGGTCCGCTGTTCCCCCTGCGGTTCTGCCTCTCCACCGGACGCTGACTGGAGAAACTCCTCCTGGCCCAGGCAGGCCCCGCTGCTTCGCGTTTGGGCGTCATCCCTCCCTCAGTGGGGGTCCTACTGGGGGGTGCTGAGCCTTGAGGGGGTAGGGGGGCTGGGGCTGAGGGCTGGGCAGCTGTGTTAGCAGCCTCCAgcgctcccctcctctcctctcgttctctccGTTCGTTAAAGTCACTGCTCTCTGACGCCGTCTCCCACTCCTCGTTGGCCTGGTCAGAAGAGTTCTGGTTGGAAAAGTCAGGTGACTTGGTGCCCATGGCAGAGGTGGTGGGAGGGGTGGCATCAGGCAGGGCTGGGTCAGAGGTCAGGTGCAGGTCAGCGGCTGTGGGACCCCCCTCTACAGGCATGGTGACAGGGGTCCCTGAAGCTCTGGAGAGGgtaggggacagggagacagggccaGGCCCAGAGGCACGCACTAAGGCTGGGAGGGAGGCAGTGGAGGTGGATCCAggtcctgtctctcctccagctAATACtgcagcctctctctccttcagcctCCGGAAGCGGGGGGGTTTGTCCTGTCTGGGGGGTCGGGCTGGGCGAGGACGACgaggcctctctctgtctctgctactctGGGGTCCCCCCTCCCCAAACTTCTTCACCTCAAAAGGACGGTCTCTGTCCCCTCGTACAGGCCGTCGGTCAGAGTGGGCGTCCCGGTTGTCGTAGCGTGATGAGGGTTCTGTGTCCTCAGGGCGGAAGGTCTCCATGGGTTTAGAGGGCCACTGGGAGGACAACTCTCTGGTTCCTGGACGTCTGAGAGGAGCTGACCTAggacctcctctctccctggctcCCCCTCGCCTGCTGTACAGGCCCCCTCTCCCCCGCCGTGACGGCTCTCCTTTGGGCAGGAAGCCTGGCTTGGGCCTACCCTCCTCGTCTCCTCCCCTGagccctcctttctctcccaggTGAGGGGGTCCAAAGCCAGGTTTGTGTGGTCCGGAGCGGGGCTCTCCTGGTAGTTCCCTGCGGAGCGGCCGGGGTGGTTTAGCGCTGGGCTCACGGTCTGAAGCTCCCGTGTCGCTAGCGGACTCCCGTCCTCCTTCGCTCTCCGATTCGGTATTGGAGCCACGGCGCCTCCTGCGTTTGGGCATCACCTCGAAGTCAGAGCTCTCGCTGCGCGTCTCGCTCTCTTCGCGGCAGCAGCGGAAGGCAATGCCACCACCGGCGGCTGGGAGGTCTGAGCGCGAGCGCGGCTCCCGGTAAGGGTACTCCCCTCGACTACGACCCCGGCCACCTCTATTTCGACCACTGTAAGTCCCCCGGAAACTCCGTCCTCGCGAGTAGTACTCCCCTCTGCCTCTGGCTCGAAAACCATCAGCcggccagtctctctctctgtcccgctccatctctctttcccgaTCCCTttccctttctcgctctctctccctctccctctcctcacggCGGTAGGCCCTTGGAGGTAGGTTGGACTCCTTCCGACAGGATAGTTTAGGTTCAGGGTGTTTGTCATTGGTCGTTGGTTTGTCTGTCTTGTTGTCCTGGGAGGCTGGTGTTTGTGCTCCTGACAGGGCCTGTGTGTCTCTGGATCTCTGGGGGCCATTCACAGACCCCTCCTCAGTCTCAGGGGCCTCCctcttcccatccctctctctttctccctgggGCCTGTCCCTGGGGCCCCCAGACACAGCAGCAGCTGCAAAGGCAGCTTTCGCTCCTCCTCGCTCCTCCTTCTTGGgtcgctcccctctctctctgtgtcgctctctctcctcccgctgctctctctcttccttcatgTCTCGGAGTACAGGTTTCTTAATGGGTCCAGACCTGCGTACAGGCCTCTCACCCCCTGGCCCTTCCCTCCGGCCGGCCACTGACCTCCCTCCCAAACGCAACTCAGCCTTCTGCTTGCTAGGAGCTGACAAGGGAAGCTTCTCTGGCTTGTGGAGGCTGTCGGATGGAGGGGTGGGCCTGTTGTTGGCCACAGCAGTCTGGGAGAAAGGCTCTTTCCTAGGCTTCAGTTCGTCTGGGCCTGGCCTCTCCCCTGCATCCTGGAGCTCAAGTGTCTTTGTGCCCAGGGGGAGGCTGTCGAACCTAGGCTCGTCCAGTTTGAGTGAGTGGCTGGAGCCCTGGGAGATGGTCCTCTGTAGCATGGCCTGTCCCAGAGCCTCAACCTCCTCTCCAGTGGGCAGGCCAGGCTCCTCTGGCTCAAAGGGGGACCCACCaggccctctctctgtctgcagggATCCTGGAGCCTCCGCGGGGCCCGGGCCAAACCCTGACAGGGGCTCTGTGGGGTTTCTGAAGAAGTCAGTCTTGCTGCGGGGCTCAAGAGGACTGATATCCTGGCTGGGGTAAATAACTGGTGAACCCCGGTCCAGCTCCAACCCAGAGTCCAACCTGGGGAAAAGCGAGAGAGATGTTTTAATCAAAAACTCTGCAAACAACAGAAGTGGCTGCCTCTCATTCATATGCCCTGTGGAGGTGAGGAAACCAGGGGTGTACTGAGATGCAGCCTGATTGGTGGGTTGTCCACTCACCTGGTGTCCTTGTCCTCCCATCCTTTAGGGGGAGTGACGGAGGTTAGGGGATCAGTTTGTGCGTACGGGTCAGACCCCCACACCGTACGTGCTTCAGAGGGGAGACTGTGGTCCCGTATGGGCCTGGTCAGGTGGTCAAAGGAGTCAGAACTGGAGCTGGACTTGTCCCCTGCTTCTCTACGAACGATCTGCTTAGGACCCATCCGCCCTGGAGACAAGATAGATAAGAGGACGGCCGGTCAAAATTATTACCTTTtacagtttatatacagtatacgctataaaataatatatgtCTATTTacatcaaaacacacacagggCAACAACACCCACAGAAGACAAGCAAAACTAAAAACTCTGAAAACACACACGTATCAGTATATCATTATCTCCGTACCAGGTCCAGGGTGCATGTTTGGCATGTCGAGCGGTGGTCTTCCAGACATTATGCGGGGGTCCATGTATGACTGCATCATGAGCCAGCGGGGGTCAAAGCCCATGTTAGCCAGGTGCTGCTGATGGTGAGAGGGGCCGATAGGCTGGTACAGGGAgcggtgctgctgctgctggggggtAGCTACACTTCCTCCTCCACCCGCACCTCCTCCTGACGGGGACACagtcccaccaccacctccctgctgctgttgctgctgccacTGCTGCTGCTTCATCTGCTCCTGcaaggagagagaggtaagagttGGATTCAGGGAATTTCTCTTCAAAATAACATGGACAACATTAAAAGTTCAGGATTCCATAGTCCAGAGATGGAAATTAACTTTATTTGGTACCTTGACTTTTCCCAAGAGGAACTTTGGATGTGACATTGGGTATAAAACAAATCTAAGCAACACCAGTCCAATACCTGCTGCCTGAGGAAGCGTGGGGGCAGAGACTTCTGGAATTGTTTGGAGTATCCCGAGGTGAGAGAGGGGCGTATGGCagcccctgcctctccctccaggtCTGGGGGGGCCACCGGGGTGTCCTCTCCAATGGGGGGGTCAATACGGGGCAGAGACAGGGGCACACGCTCctccactagagagagagacagtagtcAGTCACACTGTAAACCTTCATTGAAATATACAGAAAGTGTTGCTTTGCTGGGAGTGAAACTGTGGGAGGTAAAGCAACTGGTTAATTTAtgttggtgcaaacacagggCTCTGCCAGGGGGCTCACCTCTACTCTCATCGGTGCTGAAGTAGTCTCGGATAGGCATGGGAATCAGTCTCTCAGTCTGGCTCTCATCCACCAGGGGGCTTACCTCGCTCAGGGGGCCCACCTCACCTAGGGGGCCCTCTCCGAGCTGAGGCTCTGGGGGTATGGACTCTGGTCTTTGAACTGGAGGGCTGGGCTGGCGAGGCACAAACTGACTCTCGTCCGCAATAGGCtctactctctccatctctctttccatcctctcATTCTcgctctccatcctctctctgtccatcctctctctgtccatcctctctctgtcttggaGAGGGGCTGGTATGGTCAGGGG comes from the Salmo trutta chromosome 4, fSalTru1.1, whole genome shotgun sequence genome and includes:
- the LOC115192435 gene encoding protein PRRC2C isoform X6 codes for the protein MSEKSGQSTKAKDGKTKYATLSLFNTYKGKSLETQKTAVAARHGLQSLGKVAVSRRMPPPANLPSLKAENKGNDPNVNIVPKDGSGWASRPEGGDERQSETPPPQPKPAAPQPPEVSSSIGGSRSWANSKPAPQLEGGAPRVSSQFHQEFPSLQAAGEAEKGEGQEEEPYGPGPSLRPQNVGSWREGGGRNLTTGASPEMDSRGPEEGGSAFSTPSPPGEAEEGGRVPPNEKGEARERLPLSVQPAPLSSQPQLQSSSSCSVPAQPKLNGGQQASAGVPPQFHPQFRGMMPPYMFHAYPRMPFAPVPGNIRYPVPQDGARRVRPQQGPPQAWLKDPDRPSIISATELKELDNLDTEADEGWAGAQMEVDYTEKLNFSDDEENQAAKEKGENWEWIGKVERMRPPRPSGGQEGSKGSWVDVRDPRAPSPGSMGQYKTGPPQDYQGQPGGRSVGSGAPRVAKPPTAAPSGEEESEAWRQQRKKQDLSEAVERARRRREEEEKRMEEQRLAACAEKLKRLNEKLRPATEATSVPAAETTNEDMGAVCEDTPPLSVPPPISSPTPSQAGPLPQPLTIPAPLQDRERMDRERMDRERMESENERMEREMERVEPIADESQFVPRQPSPPVQRPESIPPEPQLGEGPLGEVGPLSEVSPLVDESQTERLIPMPIRDYFSTDESRVEERVPLSLPRIDPPIGEDTPVAPPDLEGEAGAAIRPSLTSGYSKQFQKSLPPRFLRQQEQMKQQQWQQQQQQGGGGGTVSPSGGGAGGGGSVATPQQQQHRSLYQPIGPSHHQQHLANMGFDPRWLMMQSYMDPRIMSGRPPLDMPNMHPGPGRMGPKQIVRREAGDKSSSSSDSFDHLTRPIRDHSLPSEARTVWGSDPYAQTDPLTSVTPPKGWEDKDTRLDSGLELDRGSPVIYPSQDISPLEPRSKTDFFRNPTEPLSGFGPGPAEAPGSLQTERGPGGSPFEPEEPGLPTGEEVEALGQAMLQRTISQGSSHSLKLDEPRFDSLPLGTKTLELQDAGERPGPDELKPRKEPFSQTAVANNRPTPPSDSLHKPEKLPLSAPSKQKAELRLGGRSVAGRREGPGGERPVRRSGPIKKPVLRDMKEEREQREERERHRERGERPKKEERGGAKAAFAAAAVSGGPRDRPQGERERDGKREAPETEEGSVNGPQRSRDTQALSGAQTPASQDNKTDKPTTNDKHPEPKLSCRKESNLPPRAYRREERERERERERERDREREMERDRERDWPADGFRARGRGEYYSRGRSFRGTYSGRNRGGRGRSRGEYPYREPRSRSDLPAAGGGIAFRCCREESETRSESSDFEVMPKRRRRRGSNTESESEGGRESASDTGASDREPSAKPPRPLRRELPGEPRSGPHKPGFGPPHLGEKGGLRGGDEEGRPKPGFLPKGEPSRRGRGGLYSRRGGARERGGPRSAPLRRPGTRELSSQWPSKPMETFRPEDTEPSSRYDNRDAHSDRRPVRGDRDRPFEVKKFGEGGPQSSRDRERPRRPRPARPPRQDKPPRFRRLKEREAAVLAGGETGPGSTSTASLPALVRASGPGPVSLSPTLSRASGTPVTMPVEGGPTAADLHLTSDPALPDATPPTTSAMGTKSPDFSNQNSSDQANEEWETASESSDFNERREREERRGALEAANTAAQPSAPAPLPPQGSAPPSRTPTEGGMTPKREAAGPAWARRSFSSQRPVERQNRRGNSGPKPGRGFTGGKGERRGGAKAGRRGAAPNPDSAPGGGAVRPGGKDPSGRRKDEAKQTKQKPKEKENALLQFDLNNYASVVIIDDHPEVTTLEDTQSNTADDGFTEVVSRKQQKRLQDEERRKKEEQTTQHYGKKGSGEKGRGGGGKLPPRFAKKQQQQQASQQQQASQPQPPSPPKKNKPHLSAPQFPPPSQPAASPQTLEGSLTPLPSAQIPTTVDFSSKTSLPPVALATQPHSTLGTELWENKVAGSTVLPDVKKLGPISPPQPPSVSAWNKPLSTFTGAVTPEGVKPGSEGSVDLGMDRIQFGAPSSAGSTDSDGVPAMLETGPDNKLPAPKEQRQKQPRAGPIKTQKLPDMEPKEYKPGPIGKERSLRNRKAKDIHGGEGEGLDGGIVPGGGASRAVDSSPTNTDTSVPELGGDIEGMITIASAEYASSSKESVTDYTTPSSSLADSVPTGGSKMEESLVANVPLPHSLPLPRREALQQSSSLSTVSPASVDLTLKMESARKAWENSPSLVEKSPPVTSSPITSCTSSSYSSFSSASMPQIPVASVTPSTSLTGAGTYTTSSLSTKTTTASDPPNICKVKPQQLQTGSMSGTSFSQLGCVAPLLPQQQQTPQVYVSQSAAAQIPAFYMDTSHLFSNPRLAPPSLAQQQGYQPRLSQPYKALFSPLQQAAVQQIPIPIYAPLQGQHQHTHTHQAQLGLSTGPPVSQPQDLFSSSLQPYRSQQAFMQSSLSQPSPMMLSGPSLHSYPGVGGPDLGKPQSSLAYQQPSNTHIPILFEPQLNQPSGMRQGMSQHSNLYSGQVQQHGQSSYYSNTQSPSSAMQQVQVPLPGSQLGLPNYGSGGGQPLLALPPTPPQNQPPSLSRQPPVSQPYRGPFGPGPTHSMMQPPSSKMCEMDLKLFGSGMDMKPGTPPHSTRSTTPTSSPYRASSTSPSSQSSKMNSMLYQKQFQPSSAAMRVTQHFPGQFNPQILSQPNMVSPLVRPPPHTQHANSFGGGMQRSPMGPPPMSPSLGGGLMPHPRPLQQQFPQQHLSHPPRGPPPPLAPRGPPGPRGNQAEQDLKAKQRAEVLQSTHKFFSEQQLKAPSVSKPSRLDQGGGKPPLDILPPNHQTVGVVERPEPDKSSLSVGKPIRTGPIKPQAIKPEEGK
- the LOC115192435 gene encoding protein PRRC2C isoform X4, with amino-acid sequence MSEKSGQSTKAKDGKTKYATLSLFNTYKGKSLETQKTAVAARHGLQSLGKVAVSRRMPPPANLPSLKAENKGNDPNVNIVPKDGSGWASRPEGGDERQSETPPPQPKPAAPQPPEVSSSIGGSRSWANSKPAPQLEGGAPRVSSQFHQEFPSLQAAGEAEKGEGQEEEPYGPGPSLRPQNVGSWREGGGRNLTTGASPEMDSRGPEEGGSAFSTPSPPGEAEEGGRVPPNEKGEARERLPLSVQPAPLSSQPQLQSSSSCSVPAQPKLNGGQQASAGVPPQFHPQFRGMMPPYMFHAYPRMPFAPVPGNIRYPVPQDGARRVRPQQGPPQAWLKDPDRPSIISATELKELDNLDTEADEGWAGAQMEVDYTEKLNFSDDEENQAAKEKGENWEWIGKVERMRPPRPSGGQEGSKGSWVDVRDPRAPSPGSMGQYKTGPPQDYQGQPGGRSVGSGAPRVAKPPTAAPSGEEESEAWRQQRKKQDLSEAVERARRRREEEEKRMEEQRLAACAEKLKRLNEKLRPATEATSVPAAETTNEDMGAVCEDTPPLSVPPPISSPTPSQAGPLPQPLTIPAPLQDRERMDRERMDRERMESENERMEREMERVEPIADESQFVPRQPSPPVQRPESIPPEPQLGEGPLGEVGPLSEVSPLVDESQTERLIPMPIRDYFSTDESRVEERVPLSLPRIDPPIGEDTPVAPPDLEGEAGAAIRPSLTSGYSKQFQKSLPPRFLRQQEQMKQQQWQQQQQQGGGGGTVSPSGGGAGGGGSVATPQQQQHRSLYQPIGPSHHQQHLANMGFDPRWLMMQSYMDPRIMSGRPPLDMPNMHPGPGRMGPKQIVRREAGDKSSSSSDSFDHLTRPIRDHSLPSEARTVWGSDPYAQTDPLTSVTPPKGWEDKDTRLDSGLELDRGSPVIYPSQDISPLEPRSKTDFFRNPTEPLSGFGPGPAEAPGSLQTERGPGGSPFEPEEPGLPTGEEVEALGQAMLQRTISQGSSHSLKLDEPRFDSLPLGTKTLELQDAGERPGPDELKPRKEPFSQTAVANNRPTPPSDSLHKPEKLPLSAPSKQKAELRLGGRSVAGRREGPGGERPVRRSGPIKKPVLRDMKEEREQREERERHRERGERPKKEERGGAKAAFAAAAVSGGPRDRPQGERERDGKREAPETEEGSVNGPQRSRDTQALSGAQTPASQDNKTDKPTTNDKHPEPKLSCRKESNLPPRAYRREERERERERERERDREREMERDRERDWPADGFRARGRGEYYSRGRSFRGTYSGRNRGGRGRSRGEYPYREPRSRSDLPAAGGGIAFRCCREESETRSESSDFEVMPKRRRRRGSNTESESEGGRESASDTGASDREPSAKPPRPLRRELPGEPRSGPHKPGFGPPHLGEKGGLRGGDEEGRPKPGFLPKGEPSRRGRGGLYSRRGGARERGGPRSAPLRRPGTRELSSQWPSKPMETFRPEDTEPSSRYDNRDAHSDRRPVRGDRDRPFEVKKFGEGGPQSSRDRERPRRPRPARPPRQDKPPRFRRLKEREAAVLAGGETGPGSTSTASLPALVRASGPGPVSLSPTLSRASGTPVTMPVEGGPTAADLHLTSDPALPDATPPTTSAMGTKSPDFSNQNSSDQANEEWETASESSDFNERREREERRGALEAANTAAQPSAPAPLPPQGSAPPSRTPTEGGMTPKREAAGPAWARRSFSSQRPVERQNRRGNSGPKPGRGFTGGKGERRGGAKAGRRGAAPNPDSAPGGGAVRPGGKDPSGRRKDEAKQTKQKPKEKENALLQFDLNNYASVVIIDDHPEVTTLEDTQSNTADDGFTEVVSRKQQKRLQDEERRKKEEQTTQHYGKKGSGEKGRGGGGKLPPRFAKKQQQQQASQQQQASQPQPPSPPKKNKPHLSAPQFPPPSQPAASPQTLEGSLTPLPSAQIPTTVDFSSKTSLPPVALATQPHSTLGTELWENKVAGSTVLPDVKKLGPISPPQPPSVSAWNKPLSTFTGAVTPEGVKPGSEGSVDLGMDRIQFGAPSSAGSTDSDGVPAMLETGPDNKLPAPKEQRQKQPRAGPIKTQKLPDMEPKEYKPGPIGKERSLRNRKAKDIHGGEGEGLDGGIVPGGGASRAVDSSPTNTDTSVPELGGDIEGMITIASAEYASSSKESVTDYTTPSSSLADSVPTGGSKMEESLVANVPLPHSLPLPRREALQQSSSLSTVSPASVDLTLKMESARKAWENSPSLVEKSPPVTSSPITSCTSSSYSSFSSASMPQIPVASVTPSTSLTGAGTYTTSSLSTKTTTASDPPNICKVKPQQLQTGSMSGTSFSQLGCVAPLLPQQQQTPQVYVSQSAAAQIPAFYMDTSHLFSNPRLAPPSLAQQQGYQPRLSQQAAVQQIPIPIYAPLQGQHQHTHTHQAQLGLSTGPPVSQPQDLFSSSLQPYRSQQAFMQSSLSQPSPMMLSGPSLHSYPGVGGPDLGKPQSSLAYQQPSNTHIPILFEPQLNQPSGMVGSQLIDTHLLQVWDKRQGMSQHSNLYSGQVQQHGQSSYYSNTQSPSSAMQQVQVPLPGSQLGLPNYGSGGGQPLLALPPTPPQNQPPSLSRQPPVSQPYRGPFGPGPTHSMMQPPSSKMCEMDLKLFGSGMDMKPGTPPHSTRSTTPTSSPYRASSTSPSSQSSKMNSMLYQKQFQPSSAAMRVTQHFPGQFNPQILSQPNMVSPLVRPPPHTQHANSFGGGMQRSPMGPPPMSPSLGGGLMPHPRPLQQQFPQQHLSHPPRGPPPPLAPRGPPGPRGNQAEQDLKAKQRAEVLQSTHKFFSEQQLKAPSVSKPSRLDQGGGKPPLDILPPNHQTVGVVERPEPDKSSLSVGKPIRTGPIKPQAIKPEEGK
- the LOC115192435 gene encoding protein PRRC2C isoform X5, whose amino-acid sequence is MSEKSGQSTKAKDGKTKYATLSLFNTYKGKSLETQKTAVAARHGLQSLGKVAVSRRMPPPANLPSLKAENKGNDPNVNIVPKDGSGWASRPEGGDERQSETPPPQPKPAAPQPPEVSSSIGGSRSWANSKPAPQLEGGAPRVSSQFHQEFPSLQAAGEAEKGEGQEEEPYGPGPSLRPQNVGSWREGGGRNLTTGASPEMDSRGPEEGGSAFSTPSPPGEAEEGGRVPPNEKGEARERLPLSVQPAPLSSQPQLQSSSSCSVPAQPKLNGGQQASAGVPPQFHPQFRGMMPPYMFHAYPRMPFAPVPGNIRYPVPQDGARRVRPQQGPPQAWLKDPDRPSIISATELKELDNLDTEADEGWAGAQMEVDYTEKLNFSDDEENQAAKEKGENWEWIGKVERMRPPRPSGGQEGSKGSWVDVRDPRAPSPGSMGQYKTGPPQDYQGQPGGRSVGSGAPRVAKPPTAAPSGEEESEAWRQQRKKQDLSEAVERARRRREEEEKRMEEQRLAACAEKLKRLNEKLRPATEATSVPAAETTNEDMGAVCEDTPPLSVPPPISSPTPSQAGPLPQPLTIPAPLQDRERMDRERMDRERMESENERMEREMERVEPIADESQFVPRQPSPPVQRPESIPPEPQLGEGPLGEVGPLSEVSPLVDESQTERLIPMPIRDYFSTDESRVEERVPLSLPRIDPPIGEDTPVAPPDLEGEAGAAIRPSLTSGYSKQFQKSLPPRFLRQQEQMKQQQWQQQQQQGGGGGTVSPSGGGAGGGGSVATPQQQQHRSLYQPIGPSHHQQHLANMGFDPRWLMMQSYMDPRIMSGRPPLDMPNMHPGPGRMGPKQIVRREAGDKSSSSSDSFDHLTRPIRDHSLPSEARTVWGSDPYAQTDPLTSVTPPKGWEDKDTRLDSGLELDRGSPVIYPSQDISPLEPRSKTDFFRNPTEPLSGFGPGPAEAPGSLQTERGPGGSPFEPEEPGLPTGEEVEALGQAMLQRTISQGSSHSLKLDEPRFDSLPLGTKTLELQDAGERPGPDELKPRKEPFSQTAVANNRPTPPSDSLHKPEKLPLSAPSKQKAELRLGGRSVAGRREGPGGERPVRRSGPIKKPVLRDMKEEREQREERERHRERGERPKKEERGGAKAAFAAAAVSGGPRDRPQGERERDGKREAPETEEGSVNGPQRSRDTQALSGAQTPASQDNKTDKPTTNDKHPEPKLSCRKESNLPPRAYRREERERERERERERDREREMERDRERDWPADGFRARGRGEYYSRGRSFRGTYSGRNRGGRGRSRGEYPYREPRSRSDLPAAGGGIAFRCCREESETRSESSDFEVMPKRRRRRGSNTESESEGGRESASDTGASDREPSAKPPRPLRRELPGEPRSGPHKPGFGPPHLGEKGGLRGGDEEGRPKPGFLPKGEPSRRGRGGLYSRRGGARERGGPRSAPLRRPGTRELSSQWPSKPMETFRPEDTEPSSRYDNRDAHSDRRPVRGDRDRPFEVKKFGEGGPQSSRDRERPRRPRPARPPRQDKPPRFRRLKEREAAVLAGGETGPGSTSTASLPALVRASGPGPVSLSPTLSRASGTPVTMPVEGGPTAADLHLTSDPALPDATPPTTSAMGTKSPDFSNQNSSDQANEEWETASESSDFNERREREERRGALEAANTAAQPSAPAPLPPQGSAPPSRTPTEGGMTPKREAAGPAWARRSFSSQRPVERQNRRGNSGPKPGRGFTGGKGERRGGAKAGRRGAAPNPDSAPGGGAVRPGGKDPSGRRKDEAKQTKQKPKEKENALLQFDLNNYASVVIIDDHPEVTTLEDTQSNTADDGFTEVVSRKQQKRLQDEERRKKEEQTTQHYGKKGSGEKGRGGGGKLPPRFAKKQQQQQASQQQQASQPQPPSPPKKNKPHLSAPQFPPPSQPAASPQTLEGSLTPLPSAQIPTTVDFSSKTSLPPVALATQPHSTLGTELWENKVAGSTVLPDVKKLGPISPPQPPSVSAWNKPLSTFTGAVTPEGVKPGSEGSVDLGMDRIQFGAPSSAGSTDSDGVPAMLETGPDNKLPAPKEQRQKQPRAGPIKTQKLPDMEPKEYKPGPIGKERSLRNRKAKDIHGGEGEGLDGGIVPGGGASRAVDSSPTNTDTSVPELGGDIEGMITIASAEYASSSKESVTDYTTPSSSLADSVPTGGSKMEESLVANVPLPHSLPLPRREALQQSSSLSTVSPASVDLTLKMESARKAWENSPSLVEKSPPVTSSPITSCTSSSYSSFSSASMPQIPVASVTPSTSLTGAGTYTTSSLSTKTTTASDPPNICKVKPQQLQTGSMSGTSFSQLGCVAPLLPQQQQTPQVYVSQSAAAQIPAFYMDTSHLFSNPRLAPPSLAQQQGYQPRLSQQAAVQQIPIPIYAPLQGQHQHTHTHQAQLGLSTGPPVSQPQDLFSSSLQPYRSQQAFMQSSLSQPSPMMLSGPSLHSYPGVGGPDLGKPQSSLAYQQPSNTHIPILFEPQLNQPSGMVGSQLIDTHLLQRQGMSQHSNLYSGQVQQHGQSSYYSNTQSPSSAMQQVQVPLPGSQLGLPNYGSGGGQPLLALPPTPPQNQPPSLSRQPPVSQPYRGPFGPGPTHSMMQPPSSKMCEMDLKLFGSGMDMKPGTPPHSTRSTTPTSSPYRASSTSPSSQSSKMNSMLYQKQFQPSSAAMRVTQHFPGQFNPQILSQPNMVSPLVRPPPHTQHANSFGGGMQRSPMGPPPMSPSLGGGLMPHPRPLQQQFPQQHLSHPPRGPPPPLAPRGPPGPRGNQAEQDLKAKQRAEVLQSTHKFFSEQQLKAPSVSKPSRLDQGGGKPPLDILPPNHQTVGVVERPEPDKSSLSVGKPIRTGPIKPQAIKPEEGK